The genomic stretch ATGGAATCCGCCGGCAGCATCCACGCCTGCTGGAAGGTGGATCTTTCAAAGCGAGCGCCGGTCGGCATCGAGATCAACGGTTCGCACGTGCAGGCGGCCTCCGAGGGGACGGTGCGGGCGACGGCCCGCGTGGTTCGCCGCTCGCACACCTTCATCGTCCATAGCCTCGAAGTGCACCACGTCGAGAGCGGCCGGCTCCTGAGCACCGGGCGGATGACCAACTTCTACTTGCGCCACGGCGCCGAGCCCGCAGGCGGCTGAGCGTGCCTTCCGTCGCGACGGATCAGACTGCTGGGGAGTGCGCGACCGCGAGAGTCCCGGCGTAGTCCGCGATGCCGTCCGCGAGCGGCGTCATCGTGCGGTCGAAGCCGGTCGAGCGCATGCGAGTAGTCTCCGCGCGGGTGAAGTCCTGAGTGGAGGCCCGAAGTGGAACGGGCGTGTCGACGTAGTTGATCTTTGGAGACAACTCGAACGCCGCGAAGAGGTGCTCAGCCACCATCGTGAAGGGATGAGACTCCCCTGTGCCGCAATTGTGGACACCGACGTGCTCCGGATGCTCGAAGAGGTGGACGAGAAACGCCGCCACGTCGCGCACGTGCACGAAGTCGTGCGACTGCTCTTGGGACGCGGCGCGCGTATCCTGTGGATGGGTACGGTGCAGAACCACTTCGCCCGTGGCCTGGATCTGCTGATGCAGCCGCAAGAGGAGCGAGGCGGCTGCTCCCTTGTGAGCTTCACCGGGGCCGTAGACCGAGAACGGTTTCACCACCGCGATCTTGGCGAGCGCACCGGACTGCGCAGCCCAGAGGTCGAAGAGGTGCTTCGTGTAGGCGTGCGCCTCCAGCGGCACGAGATCCCCGAGCAACTCGTCGCGGTCGAACCAGCCGTGGCTACCGTCGCCGTAGGTGGAGGCCGACGACGTGTGGATGAAACGTCCGCCCTGCTTCAGGCACCACTCGCACGTCTCGCGGGCGCAGCGGTAGTTGGCGTCGAGCAGGGCATCGTCGTCGACGGCGTCGGCGGGCGGCTCGATCCCGGCGAGGTCGAACACAGTCGACGGCGAGGGCGCGCGGTCCTCGCGCAGACGGCGTCGGAACTCGGCCGGGTCGATCAGATCGTCGAAGCGTAGCCCGACGAGGTTGCGCCACTTCCCGGAGTCGCCGAGGCGGTCGACGAGCAGGATGTTCTCTTCTCCGAGTTCGTTGAGTGCGGCGACGAGGTTGCGTCCGAGAAACCCCGCGCCGCCGGTGACGAGGATCTGTTTCTTCGCGACCGACATGAGCGGCCGCGCGCGCAGTGAAGGAGTGCCGGGAATGGATGCCATGGTGCGGTGTGTCAGCGTCGCGTGTTCGGCACGCGCGCAGACTCGAACACCGCCCTGTCCGGGAATGATCATTTCCTTACGTCTTCGTACCGTGGATGCGTGTCCGTTGACGTGTGTTTGACGATTACTCGGTTCCGTCTCGCCATGCACGGCTCGCTTGTACTCTTCAACGATCGCATGAAGCGGCAGAGCATTGCTCGTAGGAACAATCCGTACGCGCCTCTACTGCATTGGCGCGCCTTCCCGAGGGCGAGGATCGCGGAGAGTGGCTGCCTCCGGAAAGAGGGGACGGTGGTGTGAACGCGTCGCACCCGAACGTGTGGGCGCGGGCAGTGCGTGACCGGCTCGGAAGCGAGGGTGGTCCGCTCGCCTTGATTGAACGGCCGTCTCCCGACGCGTCGGCTCGGATGTACGCGGCCATGTACGACGGAGTCGCGCGATGTGCGTGCGGCTTCTTGCCGGACGAAGTCGGCCTGGGCGCGCGCAATCTGGGGGATCTGTCTGCCTGGATGGAGCGCGCGTATCGATTTGTCCCCTACGTCCTGCCGCTGCCCTCGACGAACCTCGCAAAACAAGGCGAAGTAGTGTTGACGCAGGAGGGTCTGGACGACGCGCGTAGTCGTGGCGCTGTTTTGGCGGAGGCGTGGGCGGCACTCTTGAGAGTACCGTTGCGCATCGTGGATGTTGCAACCACGGCTCCGCAGGAGGTGGCCGATCGGGTGGCTTGCGCCTGCGTGGTGGTGAACACCGTCGCAGACTGGACGTTCGGGTTCGCCGTCGATTTCGCGGCCGCGAGCGCGGGTGCGTTGTGCATACGATTCGGTTCGATTGCGTATTCGGCTCTGCGGAGCGCGCTCCTGGGAGAAGCCTTCATCGAAGTACGCCGAGACGAGAGCGTCTCTCTCCGTTCGCTCTTGGATCCGACTGGGTTGTCCGAGACGGGTATCGGCGTAGTCGAGCGCTTGTGGTTGATGGGGGGAGACGAGGCCGCGCAGCTGTGGGGGCCGCTCTACGGGGCAGGGTCGCTGCGGGATTTCTGGATCGGAGCACGATGGTCGGACATCGAGGCTCGTTCGCGTGAAGGTGAATCCGGCGGACTGGAGTCGGTCGTCGGTTGGGCTGCCCTTGCTGCGTTGTGGCGCGTGGGCGATCTACCCCGCCCCGTGTTCCGCAATCTCGAGGGGCGGCTCGCTGCAGCGGTGGCGGACGCGCGCAGGTCCGGGCGTGGTGGTAGGGTGCTGGAGGCGGCGGTTCCACGATGGATCGGGTGCGTGCCCGAGTGGCTGGACGTGTTCCGTGCCGCGGCCGGGGATTCTCCGGAGACGCGCCGAAGCGTCCTGCGCTGGGTCGAGACGGCGATCGAGACGGCGATCTGCCCGCGGCCCCTGCATATCGTGGTGGAGCGGGCTTCGTGGGCGTTGCCGGAAACGGGAGTCGCTCGAGAAGGTTGGGCTCGCTTGCTGACATGGAGCAGGGGCGAGTTCGATGGAGCTTTCGCTGTGGATGCGCCTGGGATCGCAGACGCCTGGCGCGGGGTGTGCGTGGAATCGGTCGGCCACGCCGGGCGCGATCGGGCGGCGCGGGTGCTCGGATTTCCCGAAGATGTTTGGGAGGCCACGTTCGGCGAGTGCGCATTGCCGCTTCGCGCTGTGACGAACTTGGAGGTGGGACGATCTTGCGAGGTGCGCAATGACCTACGAAGTGCGGCGCGTAGGCTGGGTCTCTCGGCGTGCGGCGGGTGGGCCCGCATCTTGCGGACGTGCGCCCGGGATCGGGCAGCGTTCGTGCGCTTGCTCGGCAGGCAGGCATCGCAGCGGCGTGGCCTCGAACAGATCGTGGGTGCTTTGATCGAGTCGTGGTACCGAACGAACGTTTGGGCATTGTGGCGCCGCCAACAGGAGCGCGCGTGGGAGCGCGATTTGTCGCTGGCGAACGAGGTGCTTGAAATCGTTCAGACGAGACATGCACCGGCTCCTGGCGAACTGCACTTGCGCGCTTGTCTCGCTGTCTTGAGTCGGGACAAGACTCGCCTCGATGCGTGTCTGGCAACGTGGGCCGGAGGAAACGTGCCGGAGGATTTGAGCGTGTTGCTGGGGATGGCCGGCTGGATTCGCGGCGACACGTCGCGTTTGGGAAAGGTGTCCTTTGCGTGTGAAGCCGCGAAACGCGAGCCGGTCGGTTTGTTGTTCAACCGTGCCGTTGCGTTGCAGTTGAGTGATCGGCGGCAGGAGCTGGACGAAGCCCTGGATCTGTTGTTCGCGCGCGCGCCCCGTTTTCTGCGATCGGCTCGACCTCCGGACGGCCGGCTCGTCTGGGCGGCTCTGCTGCAACGCGCGAGTGGTGCTCCCGGTGCGACGGAAGGCTTTAGCTGGCTGTCCGAGAACGGCGAGTGGGGGTGCCCTCCGATGTTGAGCGAGGAGTTGAACCCGATCTCCGAGGTATCGGAGCGGTGGTCGCGGTTGTTCGCACAGCTGCCGTGGATGCAGACATGAACGCTTCCCTCGCGAGCCGCCACGAACGCTGGGCCGGGGTCGCTTCCGCGGCCCGAGGTCTCGCGCGTGCCGATGCGGATTGGGTGTGCGTCGCGACCGATGTGGAAGGCGCGGTTGAGCGTCTGGTGGCGCGACTCGAGGCCATCGTTCTCACCGCTCCCGGGGAAGGCTCGGACTTTGTGCCTGCGGCCGATTGCGCGAAGGCTGCGCGGAGCATGTTGTGTTGTGCGGCCACGCAGGGTTGGAGCGCGGTCATGGGGTGTTTGTTCGATCTGTTGCCCGAGTGGTGGTCGCACTGTCAGGTCGCGATCGAGTCCATCTACGCGGCGCATCCTTCCGCGTGCGATCTCGGAGCACGTGTGGCGCGATCGTTGATCGATCGGGCCATCGCGCTTGGAGAAGGCGAACGACGGTGCGACCTGTTGTCGAAGGCGAGCGAGTCGTGCGCATGGGACCTGTCCAGCGGACGAACGCGGGGGCTTGCCTCCGGTCAGCTGGCTCGAGTGTGGCTGTTGAACGGAGACCGGGAGAAGGCGTGTGCGTGTGTGGAGGCGGCCTACAAAGTGAACCCGGAGTTTCGCGACGGGTACACCCACCTTGCGTGGATCGAACTGGCAGGAGGGAGGAGACCTGCAGCGCTGCGGCTGACGAAGTTGGAGCGTGCGGCAGGCCGAGCGACCAAACTCTCGCAGCGTGAGGCCGCAGTACTGGACGCGCTCGGTGGGGACTGGAGTTCGACCGACTGCCGCGAGCCGGACACAGCGATTGCCGTGGCGATTGCCGTGGTCGATTCGATCGCCGTGGTCTGGCCGGGAGCAGGCCTTTCGCGTGTGGTGCGTGAACGGTTGCTGGAGTGTCGTTCTCGGTTGGAGCGGCAGAACTGCGCCTGGCACGACGATCGCCACGAGGAGATCGTCGGTAAGTTGCGCGTCATGTTGGACGACGGGGCGCGCCCCGCTGACTCGGGTTTGCTCGACGATCTGGCTTTGGCTATCCGCGCGAAAGTCGGGCGTTGGGCTGTTCGGAGCCGTGCTTTTGCCGAAGCCGCGGAGTGCTTCCGAGGCTTGGGCGACCGTATCGAAGTATTGGATGCGGGTACGACCGCGGCTGTGTGCTTCTCTTTGTGGGAGGTGCAGCGGGACGACGAGGCACGCGCGCTCGCGGCGCAGTGGGTACGAGCAGGAGGTGGGGAGGTTGATCTCGACTTCGAGCTCGGCCGCCTCGCTTTGGCGGAACTGGAGAGCCGGTGGAGGATGGTGCGCGGTCGCGGGGACGACGCGTTTCAAGAGCGAGCCGGCCAGTGTGTCGCGTGGCTCGAGGCCGGGCAGGCGAGGTCGAAGAGAGGAACCGAACTCGCCGTGGCCGCGTTCCTCTCTGGAGTCGACGGACGGACTGCGCCCGATGCGGCGGTGAGGATCGGCTGCCTGCTTCAGGATGTCGGGCGCATCAGGGAGGCAGACACGTGGTTTCGGCGCGCCGAGGTCGATGGGTACGTTCTTCCGGGCTGGGTCCGATTGCGGCAGGCGGTCGGAGTCGCGTGGCAGGGTCGCTGGGGTTGTGCGTTGGAGTCGGCCACCGAGCTGGCGGCTGCCGACCCGGCGCACAAGCATGCGCGGAGCCTGCTCGCGGAGCGGGTATTGCGCGCGAGTGTGGAACAGCGGTTTTCCGGCGGTGATCCGACTGTCCTCGAGGATCATGCGAAGGATTGCCTCACCGTGTGCCGGGAGGAGGCAGCGGGCACTCGCGCGACTGCTGCGACCTTCGCCACCGCTGCTGCGTGTGCGGTCTCGCTCGGTCTTTCGGACGAGGCTTCGATCTGGTTCGAGCGAGCCTACGATTTCGATCCACTGGCGATGGATGTGCGTTTTCGCGCAGGCTCCATACCGGGGCGAGCGGGAGACGCCGCGACGTGGACCAGGCTCGCTGAAGCCGACTTCGCCGACGGACGCTTGAGCGCTCTTCGGACACGGGAGTGGCTCGTCCAAGCCGCGTACACGCGCGGTAGCGAGGCTAGGCGCCTCGCGGCGATCGAATCTCCCAGGATCATTTGCCGTCCGGAGACGCTGCGGAGTCAGTTGTATTCAAGAGATCCCTACGAGGGGCTCGAATTCCAAGATCGGCCGGAGAAGAGGGCCGGCTGGCATTCCGAATCTCCAGTGTTCGGAGAGGTCGTTTCCGCCGTGCGACCGCGATCGATCTTCGAGGTCGGGAGCTGGTTGGGCGGATCCGCGATCGAAATGGCCCGTCGCTGTGCGGAGGCGGGATTGTCCACTCGTATCCTGTGTATCGATACTTGGCTGGGAGCGGCGGAGTTCTGGCTGGATCGGTCGGATGCAAGGCGGTACGCCGGCTTGGGGTTGAGTCACGGTTATCCCACCGTCCACCGGGACTTTCTCGTCAACTGCGCCAAGGCGGGTTTTGCCGACCGCATCACGCCGTTTCCGCAGACGGGAGCCGGTGCTGCGCTCTGGCTGGCGGTCAAGGGTTACCGGGCCGACCTCGCCTACATCGACGGGAGTCACGTCTACGAAGACGTCCTTGGGGATATGCGTCTCTACTGGCCGCTGGTGCGCGACGGAGGCGTTTTGTTCGGAGACGACTTCGCCATGCCGGACGTGGCGGCGGCGGTGCGTGAGTTCTTCGGCGCCGTAGCGCTTCCATTCGAGGTGCGGCACGGGTGCTGGCTCGCGGTCAAGCCGCGCCGCGCGGGTTCCGCTTGAGAAGGATCAACGCGCGCGCATGACGACCGCAGTCTGGTACAGGTAGGCGGCTTCGTGGAAGTCCATGACTTCGAACCATGGCGCCGCCATCTTTCGCCACCACTCGCGTGTGTAGAACACTTGCGAGGCAATCCCTCTTCCGATCGTGAAGCGACAGTACGGGCGACTTGCGAACTCGCGGTACGCGGGAAGCGCCGTGCGCGTGCGGGCAAAGTGCGAAGTGCGCCATGGTCCTTCCAATTGCGCGCACGTCGCTTCGTCGTGGATCGTGAGATAGGCATATCCACCTGGAGCGAGGACGCGTGCGAGTTCGGCCAGCCATGCGTC from Opitutales bacterium ASA1 encodes the following:
- the rfaD gene encoding ADP-glyceromanno-heptose 6-epimerase, producing MIIPGQGGVRVCARAEHATLTHRTMASIPGTPSLRARPLMSVAKKQILVTGGAGFLGRNLVAALNELGEENILLVDRLGDSGKWRNLVGLRFDDLIDPAEFRRRLREDRAPSPSTVFDLAGIEPPADAVDDDALLDANYRCARETCEWCLKQGGRFIHTSSASTYGDGSHGWFDRDELLGDLVPLEAHAYTKHLFDLWAAQSGALAKIAVVKPFSVYGPGEAHKGAAASLLLRLHQQIQATGEVVLHRTHPQDTRAASQEQSHDFVHVRDVAAFLVHLFEHPEHVGVHNCGTGESHPFTMVAEHLFAAFELSPKINYVDTPVPLRASTQDFTRAETTRMRSTGFDRTMTPLADGIADYAGTLAVAHSPAV
- a CDS encoding hotdog fold thioesterase — its product is MKPHEPIAPTAASRVQGMKLGRIESIADLEALAPGTSLEAMEVRIESVDDESIVVSMPVTDRVRQPMGLLHGGMTMFLMESAGSIHACWKVDLSKRAPVGIEINGSHVQAASEGTVRATARVVRRSHTFIVHSLEVHHVESGRLLSTGRMTNFYLRHGAEPAGG